A genomic stretch from Azospirillum brasilense includes:
- a CDS encoding glycosyltransferase family 2 protein has translation MIPSIRIVTVNWNAGDLLRACVASVPAALIGAVTLEAMVVVDNASADGSADGLEAGGLEDGRLADGGAPLTVLRNLENRGFAAACNQGAAGSRADWLLFLNPDTRLSETSLAPALAFLAEPAQAHTGILGIRLTDELGRTQRSCARAPTPGRILAQAVGLDRLLPGLFPPHFMTEWDHLDSRPVDQVMGAFLLIRRSLFEELGGFDERFFVYFDDVDLCLRTRRTGWEVVHFAGAEAFHRGCGTTDQVRDLRLFYALRSRIQFATKHFSTPTAALVTAATLTVEPLVRLLHALASRSPADARAVLRGSALLWRSLPCLLGWRTGRAG, from the coding sequence ATGATCCCGAGCATCCGCATCGTCACCGTGAACTGGAACGCCGGGGACCTGCTGCGCGCCTGCGTTGCCTCGGTGCCTGCGGCGCTGATCGGTGCCGTCACGCTGGAAGCCATGGTGGTGGTGGACAACGCCTCCGCCGATGGATCGGCTGACGGGCTGGAAGCCGGAGGGCTGGAGGACGGCAGGCTGGCGGATGGGGGGGCGCCGCTGACCGTGCTGCGCAACCTGGAGAACCGCGGCTTTGCTGCCGCCTGCAACCAGGGCGCCGCCGGGTCGCGGGCCGACTGGCTGCTCTTCCTGAACCCGGACACCCGGCTGTCCGAAACGTCGCTCGCCCCGGCCCTCGCCTTCCTGGCGGAGCCGGCGCAGGCGCACACCGGCATCCTCGGCATCCGGCTGACGGACGAGCTGGGGCGGACACAGCGGTCCTGCGCGCGGGCGCCGACCCCGGGCCGCATCCTCGCCCAGGCGGTGGGGCTGGACCGGCTGTTGCCCGGCCTGTTCCCGCCGCATTTCATGACGGAGTGGGACCATCTGGACAGCCGCCCCGTTGATCAGGTGATGGGCGCCTTCCTGCTGATTCGTCGCTCCCTGTTCGAGGAGCTGGGCGGCTTCGACGAGCGCTTCTTCGTCTATTTCGACGATGTGGATTTGTGCCTGCGCACCCGCCGGACCGGCTGGGAGGTGGTGCATTTCGCCGGTGCGGAGGCCTTCCACCGCGGCTGCGGCACCACCGACCAAGTGCGCGACCTGCGGCTGTTCTACGCCCTGCGCAGCCGGATACAATTCGCCACCAAGCATTTTTCCACCCCCACCGCTGCCCTGGTGACGGCAGCGACCCTGACGGTGGAGCCGCTGGTGCGGCTGCTCCACGCGCTCGCATCCCGCTCGCCGGCCGACGCCCGTGCCGTTCTGCGGGGCAGCGCGCTGCTGTGGCGATCCCTGCCCTGCCTGCTGGGATGGCGGACAGGGCGCGCGGGGTAA
- the cysD gene encoding sulfate adenylyltransferase subunit CysD, producing MPTLPNDLRLLEAESIAILRETAASFTKPVLLYSIGKDSGVLLHLARKAFHPSPVPFPLLHVDTGWKFREMIAFRDATVRRLGLTLIVHRNEEGHARGIDPIRSGSALHTRVMKTEALRQALDRHGFDAAIGGARRDEEKSRAKERVFSIRNAAHAWDPRDQRPELWRLWNPRIQPGESVRVFPLSNWTELDVWRYVAAQSIPVVPLYFAAERPVVHRSGALIMVDDGRLPLNPGETPEMRRVRFRTLGCYPLSGAIDSDAATVEDIIVEMRASRTSERQGRLIDGDEPASMERKKREGYF from the coding sequence ATGCCGACCCTGCCCAATGACCTCCGTCTGCTCGAAGCGGAATCCATCGCCATCCTGCGCGAGACCGCGGCGTCCTTCACCAAGCCGGTTCTGCTCTACTCCATCGGCAAGGACAGCGGCGTTCTGCTGCATCTGGCGCGCAAGGCCTTCCACCCCTCGCCCGTGCCCTTCCCTCTGCTGCATGTGGACACCGGCTGGAAGTTCCGGGAGATGATCGCCTTCCGCGACGCGACGGTGCGACGTTTGGGGTTGACGCTGATCGTTCATAGGAACGAGGAGGGGCACGCCCGAGGCATCGACCCGATCCGTTCCGGCTCCGCTCTCCACACCCGCGTCATGAAGACGGAGGCGCTGCGCCAAGCGCTCGACCGTCATGGTTTCGACGCGGCCATCGGCGGCGCGCGGAGGGACGAGGAGAAGAGCCGCGCCAAGGAGCGCGTCTTCTCCATCCGAAACGCCGCCCACGCCTGGGACCCGCGGGACCAGCGCCCCGAGCTGTGGCGCCTGTGGAACCCGCGCATCCAGCCGGGGGAGTCCGTCCGCGTCTTCCCGCTGTCCAACTGGACCGAACTGGACGTCTGGCGCTATGTGGCCGCGCAATCCATCCCCGTGGTGCCGCTCTATTTCGCGGCGGAACGCCCGGTGGTCCACCGCTCCGGCGCGCTCATCATGGTGGACGACGGACGGCTGCCGCTGAACCCCGGCGAGACGCCGGAGATGCGCCGGGTGCGTTTCCGAACGCTCGGCTGCTACCCGCTGAGCGGGGCCATCGACTCCGATGCCGCGACCGTGGAGGACATCATCGTGGAGATGCGGGCCTCGAGGACCTCCGAGCGGCAGGGCCGCCTGATCGACGGGGACGAGCCGGCTTCCATGGAGCGCAAGAAGCGGGAAGGCTATTTCTGA
- the cysC gene encoding adenylyl-sulfate kinase, which yields METGTGRGLLRFLTCGSVDDGKSTLIGRLLHDAGLISDDQLEQARRDSRGRAEEDGGIDFSLLVDGLEAEREQSITIDVAYRYFATDRRSFIVADAPGHEQYTRNMATAASGASLAVLLVDARKGLLTQTRRHAIVASLMGIRHVVLAVNKMDLVEDGETVFAAIRQAFTVFSAPLGFRSVTAIPLSARHGDNVVHRSAAMPWHHGPTLLGHLETAAAEDDPTEDGPLRFLVEWVNRPNLDFRGLSGTLLSGSLETGGAVTVWPSGRSARIARIVTFDGDVTQARAGDAVTVTLDAAVDAGRGDLLSGPDGAPEVADQFAAHLLWMAEEPLIPGRSYLLRAGARWVPATVTALRHAVNVETLEHGAASVLGLNAVGLCNLSTAAPLAFDPYEASRHTGSFILVDRFSNRTVGAGMIRHPLRRAANLHRQELAVSTVERAALKRQRPAVLWFTGLSGSGKSTIANRVERRLHTLGHHTMMLDGDNVRLGLNRDLGFTDADRVENIRRVGEVAKLMTEAGLIVLCAFIAPFRAEREAVRALLPDGAFLEVFVDTPLDECMRRDPKGLYAKARAGTLRNFTGVDSPYEAPDAPELRLDTTAEDADALAERVVELLHRKGIAEA from the coding sequence ATGGAAACGGGCACCGGGCGCGGCCTGCTGCGCTTTCTCACCTGCGGGTCGGTGGACGACGGCAAGTCCACGTTGATCGGGCGACTGCTGCACGACGCCGGGCTGATCTCGGACGACCAGCTGGAACAGGCGCGGCGTGACAGCCGGGGCCGGGCGGAGGAAGACGGCGGGATCGATTTTTCCCTGCTGGTGGATGGGCTGGAAGCCGAGCGCGAGCAGAGCATCACCATCGACGTGGCTTACCGTTACTTCGCCACCGACCGCCGCAGCTTCATCGTCGCCGACGCGCCGGGGCATGAACAGTACACCCGGAACATGGCGACCGCCGCGTCGGGCGCTTCGCTCGCCGTGCTGCTTGTGGACGCGCGCAAGGGACTGCTGACCCAGACGCGGCGGCACGCCATCGTCGCCTCCCTGATGGGCATTCGTCACGTCGTGCTGGCCGTCAACAAGATGGATCTGGTGGAGGATGGCGAGACCGTGTTCGCCGCGATCCGGCAGGCGTTCACCGTCTTCTCCGCACCGCTGGGGTTCCGGTCGGTGACGGCGATTCCCCTGTCGGCGCGGCACGGCGACAACGTGGTGCACCGGTCCGCGGCCATGCCCTGGCACCACGGCCCCACTCTCCTGGGGCATCTGGAGACCGCTGCCGCGGAGGACGACCCCACCGAGGATGGGCCGCTGCGCTTCCTGGTGGAGTGGGTGAACCGCCCGAACCTGGATTTCCGCGGCCTGTCGGGAACGCTCCTGTCGGGAAGCCTGGAAACGGGCGGTGCCGTGACGGTGTGGCCATCGGGCCGGTCCGCCCGGATCGCCCGGATCGTGACCTTCGACGGCGACGTGACGCAGGCGCGGGCCGGCGACGCCGTGACCGTGACCCTGGACGCGGCGGTGGACGCGGGGCGCGGCGACCTGCTGAGCGGGCCGGACGGCGCGCCGGAGGTGGCCGATCAATTCGCCGCGCATCTTCTGTGGATGGCGGAGGAACCGCTGATCCCCGGCCGCTCCTACCTGCTGCGTGCGGGCGCGCGCTGGGTTCCGGCAACCGTCACCGCGCTTCGCCATGCGGTGAACGTGGAAACGCTGGAGCATGGCGCCGCCTCGGTGCTGGGACTGAACGCGGTCGGGCTGTGCAACCTGTCGACCGCGGCGCCGCTCGCCTTCGATCCTTACGAGGCCAGCCGCCACACCGGCTCCTTCATCCTGGTGGACCGCTTTTCCAACCGCACCGTCGGCGCCGGGATGATCCGGCACCCCCTAAGGCGCGCCGCCAACCTGCACCGCCAGGAGCTTGCGGTGTCCACAGTGGAGCGCGCGGCGCTCAAGCGGCAGCGCCCGGCGGTCCTGTGGTTCACGGGCCTGTCGGGATCCGGCAAGTCCACCATCGCCAACCGGGTGGAGCGGCGGCTGCACACACTCGGCCATCACACGATGATGCTGGACGGCGACAACGTCCGGCTGGGGCTGAACCGCGACCTCGGCTTCACCGACGCCGACCGGGTGGAGAACATCCGGCGCGTCGGCGAGGTGGCGAAGCTGATGACAGAGGCCGGGCTGATCGTGCTGTGCGCCTTCATCGCCCCTTTCCGGGCCGAACGGGAGGCGGTGCGTGCCCTTCTGCCGGACGGCGCCTTCCTGGAGGTCTTCGTGGATACTCCGCTGGACGAGTGCATGCGGCGCGACCCCAAGGGGCTGTACGCCAAGGCGCGGGCCGGAACCCTGCGCAACTTCACGGGGGTGGATTCCCCCTACGAGGCGCCGGACGCACCGGAACTGCGGCTGGACACGACGGCGGAGGATGCCGACGCGCTTGCCGAGCGGGTGGTGGAGCTTCTGCACCGGAAGGGCATCGCCGAGGCCTGA
- a CDS encoding UDP-glucuronic acid decarboxylase family protein yields MTGIRSYNRRVLVTGGAGFLGSHLCERLIARGDEVVCVDNYFTGSRRNIAHLLGNPNFETIRHDVTFPLYVEVDQIFNLACPASPVHYQHDPVQTTKTSVHGAINMLGLAKRLNARILQASTSEVYGDPAVHPQPEEYWGNVNPIGPRSCYDEGKRCAETLFFDYHRQHQLPIKVMRIFNTYGPRMHPNDGRVVSNFIMQALKGEPITVYGDGSQTRSFCYVDDLIEGMIRLMDSPAEVTGPINIGNPGEFTMLELAEHVVALTGSRSTIEHRPLPQDDPKQRRPDITKAKSLLEWEPTIPLRDGLERTIHYFRSHFVD; encoded by the coding sequence ATGACCGGAATTCGTAGTTACAATCGGCGCGTCCTGGTGACCGGCGGCGCCGGCTTCCTCGGTTCCCACCTCTGCGAGCGGCTGATCGCCCGCGGCGACGAGGTGGTGTGCGTCGACAACTACTTCACCGGATCGCGGCGGAACATCGCCCACTTGCTGGGCAACCCGAACTTCGAGACGATCCGTCACGACGTCACCTTCCCGCTGTACGTCGAGGTCGACCAGATCTTCAATCTGGCCTGCCCGGCATCCCCGGTCCATTACCAGCACGATCCCGTGCAGACGACCAAGACCAGCGTGCACGGCGCCATCAACATGCTGGGTCTGGCGAAAAGGCTGAACGCCCGCATCCTCCAGGCCTCGACCAGTGAGGTCTACGGCGATCCCGCCGTCCATCCCCAGCCCGAGGAGTACTGGGGCAACGTCAACCCGATTGGGCCGCGTTCCTGCTACGACGAGGGCAAGCGCTGCGCCGAGACGCTGTTCTTCGACTACCACCGCCAGCACCAGTTGCCGATCAAGGTGATGCGCATCTTCAACACCTACGGGCCGCGCATGCACCCCAACGACGGCCGCGTGGTGTCGAACTTCATCATGCAGGCGCTTAAGGGCGAGCCCATCACCGTCTACGGCGACGGGTCCCAAACCCGCTCCTTCTGCTACGTCGATGACCTGATCGAAGGCATGATCCGGCTGATGGACTCGCCCGCCGAGGTCACCGGTCCGATCAACATCGGCAACCCGGGCGAATTCACCATGCTGGAGTTGGCCGAGCATGTGGTCGCGCTGACCGGGTCGCGCTCCACCATCGAGCACCGCCCGCTGCCCCAGGACGACCCCAAGCAGCGCCGCCCCGACATCACCAAGGCCAAGTCCCTTCTGGAGTGGGAGCCCACCATCCCCCTGCGCGACGGGCTGGAACGGACCATCCACTATTTCCGCAGCCATTTCGTCGACTGA
- a CDS encoding replication protein RepA, translated as MGQLHRLISQVGREQAKALQTDPDQRSLVDIAAAVLEEERQDLGITYSGFALTALPHRRLPDDQPWERRGHRIRLLIEPGRLPVRGGGFKLYGVPYGSRARMILLYLQTRALQTDSREVELGRSMHDWLDRMGLSVGGQTYRDIREQASRIAACNLTFAWEDANSLGFEKDSIVKGGIHFSSEHNSPQGTLWEDRVLLSEAFFRELKAHPVPIWEPALRHIQNNSTSIDIYIWLAYRLHSLTKSTTITWPAVFEQFGAGYSRLRDFRKRFIEALQLAIAVYPEARVDVEDHGLLLHPSPPPIPERKMTQLMR; from the coding sequence ATGGGCCAGTTGCATCGCCTGATCAGCCAAGTGGGCCGTGAACAGGCCAAAGCACTCCAGACCGACCCTGATCAGCGGTCGCTGGTCGACATCGCCGCGGCGGTACTGGAAGAAGAACGCCAGGACCTTGGCATTACCTATTCAGGCTTTGCCTTGACCGCGCTTCCGCATCGACGCCTTCCCGACGACCAGCCATGGGAGAGGCGCGGGCACCGGATTCGCTTGCTGATCGAGCCGGGCCGACTGCCTGTTCGTGGCGGCGGCTTCAAACTCTACGGCGTCCCCTATGGCAGTCGGGCGCGCATGATCCTGCTTTACCTGCAGACCAGGGCTCTTCAGACCGACAGCCGGGAAGTCGAGCTGGGCCGCAGCATGCACGACTGGCTCGACCGTATGGGACTTTCGGTTGGCGGCCAGACCTACCGGGACATCCGGGAACAGGCGTCGCGCATCGCGGCCTGCAACCTGACCTTCGCCTGGGAAGACGCCAACAGCCTGGGATTCGAAAAGGACTCGATCGTCAAGGGCGGCATTCACTTCTCGTCAGAACACAATTCCCCGCAAGGCACGCTGTGGGAAGACCGGGTCTTGCTTTCCGAGGCATTCTTCCGCGAACTCAAGGCTCATCCGGTTCCAATCTGGGAACCGGCGTTGCGCCACATCCAGAACAACAGCACCAGCATCGACATCTACATCTGGCTGGCCTACCGGCTGCACAGTCTGACCAAGTCCACGACCATCACTTGGCCGGCGGTGTTCGAACAGTTCGGTGCCGGCTATTCGCGTCTGCGCGATTTCCGCAAACGTTTCATCGAAGCCCTTCAGCTTGCGATTGCCGTCTACCCGGAGGCACGGGTCGACGTGGAGGATCACGGGTTGCTCCTGCACCCCTCTCCTCCCCCGATTCCGGAACGGAAGATGACCCAGCTCATGCGCTGA
- a CDS encoding HAD family hydrolase encodes MPYKALLLDRDGIVNVDRGYVGDIGRFTFLDGVFTLARHAVDRGFRVVVVTNQSGIARGYFTEAAFLELSDWMRGMFLDQGVELAGIFHCPYHRSGVVERYARDSFWRKPNPGMILDAARRLNLSLSRSVFLGDQPTDMEAARAAGVERRVLLCSEDDPIRQEAATSTIRRHTDLIASLL; translated from the coding sequence ATGCCCTACAAGGCCCTGCTGCTGGACCGTGACGGGATCGTGAACGTCGACCGCGGCTATGTCGGCGACATCGGTCGTTTCACGTTCCTGGACGGCGTCTTCACGCTGGCGCGGCACGCGGTGGACCGTGGTTTCCGGGTCGTCGTCGTCACCAACCAGTCGGGCATCGCGCGCGGCTACTTCACCGAAGCGGCGTTCCTGGAACTGAGCGACTGGATGCGGGGCATGTTCCTGGACCAGGGCGTGGAGTTGGCCGGCATCTTCCATTGCCCCTATCACCGCAGTGGTGTGGTCGAACGCTACGCACGCGACAGTTTCTGGCGCAAACCCAACCCCGGCATGATCCTGGACGCTGCGCGTCGGCTTAACCTGTCACTATCCCGGTCGGTCTTTCTGGGCGACCAGCCGACGGACATGGAAGCGGCCAGGGCGGCCGGCGTGGAGCGGCGCGTCCTGCTGTGCTCAGAAGACGATCCGATCCGACAGGAAGCGGCAACATCCACGATCCGCCGTCACACGGACCTGATCGCTTCCCTTCTCTGA
- a CDS encoding site-specific integrase — MPTVLPPTALPSAASPSAEESARWRVEADGTLVFPTGLFGDLRVPQGADRAEAERLIARAHVFAAQSLADNTRRAYRVAWERYTVWCTHVMNVAPLSGDPGLIGMHLTALADPQPVRRPDGTAIMPKPLARKSIRVALDAIAMAHRWAGLHLPKDHPSIALVFDGILRGRAGEEERKAEPIKRGLLKAMIAATREGPAEGGARGARDRLLLLIGWGAALRRSELVALDFGDCQESPRGLLLTICRAKGDQRGEGALVGIERAADPELDVLKALGDWRQLRDDVDHHAPLFVSLRRNGMPSGQRLTDRSVPDIVAGLVCKADPEASRQAALRGRSFSGHSLRAGFATEAGNAGADLHKVMKHLRHSKSETTAAYLRERDVWATAITGLAFGNPDAQ, encoded by the coding sequence ATGCCGACCGTTCTGCCGCCAACCGCCTTGCCATCGGCCGCCTCGCCATCGGCCGAAGAATCCGCCCGTTGGCGTGTCGAAGCCGACGGCACGCTGGTTTTTCCGACTGGCCTGTTCGGCGACCTCCGGGTGCCCCAGGGAGCGGATCGCGCCGAAGCGGAACGGCTGATAGCCCGTGCCCACGTCTTCGCCGCCCAGTCCTTGGCCGACAACACCCGCCGCGCCTACCGCGTCGCCTGGGAGCGCTATACCGTCTGGTGCACCCATGTCATGAACGTGGCCCCGCTCAGCGGCGACCCTGGTCTCATCGGCATGCACCTGACCGCGCTCGCCGACCCCCAGCCGGTGCGCCGGCCGGACGGCACGGCCATCATGCCGAAGCCGCTCGCCCGCAAGTCCATCCGCGTGGCGCTCGACGCCATCGCCATGGCCCACCGCTGGGCTGGGCTGCACCTGCCCAAGGACCACCCCAGCATCGCCCTGGTGTTCGACGGCATCCTGCGCGGTCGCGCCGGCGAGGAAGAACGCAAGGCCGAACCGATCAAGCGCGGCCTGCTCAAGGCGATGATCGCGGCGACCCGCGAAGGTCCGGCCGAGGGCGGCGCCCGTGGCGCCCGCGACCGGTTGTTGCTGCTGATCGGTTGGGGCGCCGCGCTGCGCCGCTCCGAACTCGTCGCCCTCGACTTCGGCGACTGCCAGGAAAGCCCGCGTGGCCTGCTGCTAACCATCTGCCGGGCCAAGGGCGACCAGCGGGGTGAAGGCGCTCTTGTAGGCATCGAGCGCGCGGCTGATCCCGAGCTCGATGTCTTGAAGGCTCTTGGTGATTGGCGGCAGTTGCGCGACGACGTGGACCACCATGCCCCGCTGTTCGTGTCGCTCCGCCGCAATGGCATGCCGTCCGGTCAGCGCCTGACCGACCGCAGCGTGCCGGACATCGTCGCCGGTCTGGTGTGCAAAGCCGACCCGGAGGCCTCACGGCAGGCCGCGCTGCGTGGCCGCAGCTTTTCGGGCCACTCGCTGCGTGCCGGTTTCGCGACCGAGGCGGGGAATGCCGGGGCCGACCTTCACAAGGTGATGAAACACCTGCGGCATTCGAAATCGGAAACGACAGCGGCCTATCTGCGAGAACGGGACGTCTGGGCAACCGCCATCACCGGCCTCGCTTTCGGAAACCCCGACGCGCAATGA
- a CDS encoding DUF4347 domain-containing protein: MNEVIIADAGLEDLDGLLSHRRPDVQVTLVSATDDGHAVLAAVLAARPSVLHLVAHGEPGRVLLGAQPLDARSLLDRSWPDARGTEIHIHACHAGAGAEGRLLLDRLAAATGAVVAASSGPVGPADRGASWKLDVRTAPVFTPSPFAGVEGAGARGWAHELAVTGTPTDGNDTLTSDDAADNINGGAGNDILIGNGGNDTLIGGVGHDTMDGGAGADVFDGGDGFDVVTYENATSGMVIDIGNPANSTGDAAGDSFTGIERWIGSNYADTMVAGNDPVWFWGHAGDDVEIGGAGNDTMESGDGNDTVYGGDGDDQIYSRADNDVLYGEAGNDLIYGGWGNDMLDGGAGNDTLFGEGDADTINGGDGDDSLDGGQGNDLMNGGAGNDTLIGGLGHDTMEGGAGADVFDGGDGFDEVTYANATAGVVLDLRNPANSTGDAAGDTFTNIERWIGSEFDDRLVGNDDGVWFWGHGGNDVEIGGAGNDTMESGIGNDTIYGGGGDDRAFGRADDDMLYGEAGNDLLAGGGGNDMLDGGTGNDTLIGDWGVDTMIGGDGDDVFYSGAHDPLPEADIIQGGAGNDTFIIAAQSDAGTVSYDGGEGTDTLRISSDNVADPENKITTATPQIDISGMALTSVERLELVGSVRHTVTMTAAQANGFASIIGATGGDVFTVTGTAMTGAVTAGNGSQLTAGQVQAETVNGVTLLHIGTDATAGADVTLRFAGGFTADQFQVNGSGITLSGTPSTPPTTEPPTTEPPTTTPPTTEPPTTTPPVDNRPSTAMQRIVDGVTEDVKAYAYEGPVSTLQWTFLGDARSEVLGGSDGNDFLNLLGGDDAAAGGAGDDVLDGGSGSNWLIGGSGKDTFFVDGRGTEVTWSTVTDLEQGEWSTLWGYKEGVSTLRWEEMDGAEGYKGATVHCDIDGNGTVDASMTFAGKAVGAMTTTTGTMGDQNYIAFISL, translated from the coding sequence TTGAACGAAGTCATCATCGCGGACGCTGGGCTCGAGGATCTCGACGGGCTGCTCAGCCACCGCCGTCCCGACGTTCAGGTTACGCTCGTCTCCGCCACCGACGATGGCCACGCCGTGCTGGCCGCCGTCCTTGCCGCACGCCCGTCCGTCCTGCATCTGGTCGCCCATGGCGAGCCGGGACGGGTCCTGTTGGGCGCCCAGCCGCTGGACGCGCGCTCGCTGCTCGACCGCTCCTGGCCGGACGCGCGCGGCACCGAGATCCACATCCACGCCTGCCATGCCGGCGCGGGTGCCGAAGGGCGTCTCCTCCTCGACCGACTGGCCGCCGCCACGGGCGCCGTGGTTGCGGCCTCCTCGGGGCCGGTCGGTCCGGCGGATCGGGGAGCCTCGTGGAAGCTCGACGTGCGCACCGCCCCCGTGTTTACCCCCTCCCCCTTCGCTGGGGTCGAGGGCGCCGGGGCGCGCGGCTGGGCCCATGAACTGGCGGTCACCGGTACGCCGACCGACGGCAACGACACGCTGACCAGCGATGACGCGGCGGACAACATCAACGGCGGGGCCGGCAACGACATTCTGATCGGCAACGGCGGCAACGACACGCTGATCGGCGGCGTTGGCCACGACACCATGGACGGCGGCGCCGGGGCCGACGTGTTCGACGGCGGTGACGGTTTCGACGTCGTCACCTACGAGAACGCGACCTCCGGCATGGTCATCGACATCGGCAACCCGGCGAACAGCACGGGCGACGCCGCGGGCGACAGCTTCACCGGCATTGAGCGCTGGATCGGCTCCAACTACGCCGACACCATGGTGGCCGGCAACGACCCCGTGTGGTTCTGGGGCCATGCGGGCGACGACGTGGAGATCGGCGGCGCCGGCAACGACACGATGGAGAGCGGCGACGGCAACGACACCGTCTATGGCGGCGATGGCGACGACCAGATCTACAGCCGCGCCGACAACGACGTGCTCTACGGCGAGGCCGGCAACGATCTGATCTACGGCGGCTGGGGCAACGATATGCTCGACGGCGGCGCCGGCAACGACACGCTGTTCGGTGAAGGGGACGCTGACACCATCAACGGTGGCGATGGCGACGACAGCCTGGACGGCGGTCAGGGCAACGACCTGATGAATGGCGGCGCCGGCAACGACACGCTGATCGGCGGCCTTGGCCATGACACCATGGAGGGCGGTGCCGGAGCCGACGTGTTCGACGGTGGCGACGGCTTCGACGAGGTGACCTACGCGAACGCCACCGCGGGCGTCGTGCTGGATCTGCGCAATCCGGCGAACAGCACCGGGGATGCCGCGGGCGACACCTTCACCAACATCGAGCGCTGGATCGGCAGCGAGTTCGACGATCGGCTTGTCGGCAACGATGACGGCGTCTGGTTCTGGGGTCATGGCGGCAACGATGTCGAGATCGGCGGCGCCGGCAACGACACGATGGAAAGCGGCATCGGCAACGACACGATCTATGGCGGCGGCGGTGACGACCGGGCCTTCGGGCGGGCCGACGACGACATGCTGTACGGCGAGGCCGGCAACGACCTGCTGGCCGGCGGTGGCGGCAACGACATGCTCGACGGTGGCACCGGCAACGATACGCTGATCGGCGATTGGGGCGTCGACACGATGATCGGCGGCGACGGCGACGACGTGTTCTACAGCGGTGCGCACGATCCCCTGCCGGAGGCTGACATCATCCAGGGCGGCGCCGGCAACGACACCTTCATCATCGCCGCTCAGAGCGACGCCGGCACCGTCTCCTACGACGGCGGCGAGGGCACCGACACGCTGCGCATCAGCTCCGACAACGTCGCCGATCCGGAAAACAAGATCACCACGGCGACGCCGCAGATCGACATCTCCGGCATGGCCCTGACCAGCGTGGAGAGGCTGGAACTGGTCGGCAGCGTACGCCACACGGTGACGATGACCGCCGCCCAGGCCAACGGTTTCGCCAGCATCATCGGCGCTACCGGGGGCGACGTCTTCACCGTCACGGGCACGGCCATGACGGGCGCGGTCACCGCCGGCAACGGCAGCCAGCTCACCGCCGGGCAGGTGCAGGCCGAGACGGTGAACGGCGTCACTCTGCTGCACATCGGCACCGACGCGACGGCGGGCGCCGACGTGACGCTGCGCTTCGCCGGCGGCTTCACGGCGGACCAGTTCCAGGTCAACGGCAGCGGAATCACCCTGAGCGGGACCCCCTCGACCCCGCCGACGACGGAGCCGCCCACCACCGAACCGCCGACCACGACTCCTCCCACGACGGAGCCGCCGACCACCACCCCGCCGGTGGACAACCGTCCCTCGACCGCCATGCAGCGCATCGTGGACGGCGTGACCGAAGACGTGAAGGCCTACGCCTATGAAGGGCCGGTTTCCACCCTGCAATGGACCTTCCTGGGCGATGCCCGCAGCGAGGTGCTGGGCGGGTCGGACGGCAACGACTTCCTGAACCTGCTGGGCGGCGACGACGCGGCCGCGGGCGGGGCCGGTGACGACGTGCTGGACGGCGGCTCGGGGTCCAACTGGCTGATCGGCGGTTCGGGCAAGGACACCTTCTTCGTCGATGGCCGCGGCACCGAGGTTACCTGGTCCACCGTCACCGACCTGGAGCAGGGCGAGTGGTCCACCCTCTGGGGCTACAAGGAAGGCGTCTCCACGCTGCGCTGGGAGGAGATGGACGGTGCCGAAGGCTACAAGGGCGCGACGGTCCATTGCGACATTGACGGCAACGGCACCGTCGACGCCAGCATGACCTTCGCCGGCAAGGCCGTGGGCGCCATGACCACCACCACGGGCACCATGGGCGACCAGAACTACATTGCCTTCATCAGCCTGTGA